A window of Limanda limanda chromosome 4, fLimLim1.1, whole genome shotgun sequence genomic DNA:
TGACTGGTGTATTCTTGGTCCCAGTTCTGGATTCATGTGTGAGGTTAACTAATGTAGCTTTGGTCTCACTGGAGGCAGCAGTGGCCAGGTCAGTGTTGCTGGAGGTTGGGACAGTTTGGTCTGAATACTTGGTCTCTGATTCTACCTTATAATCAGAGGATGCCTCCCTGCACCACTCCAGCCCAACGTCTAGACCAAGAGCTTCCTCCAGTCCCACTCCCAACTCTGAGCAACCCTCTCGGATCTCCTGCTTCATTGTCACCACATCCATATTCTCCTCCAGGAATTCTTCAATTTCTTCCAGAGTGGGCTGAAAGGACCCTACAAGTTGTTCTTCTGTCTTCACATTGGACCAGTCGAGAAAATCTAAATGTTCCTCCTTCACGGGCTCACATTTGGAGGGCTCATCTCTCCTTGAGTCCCAGAGCAAAGTGGATAAAGGTATAGGTGTCACAGACCCTGCCGGGACACTGTTGGCACCTCCTAAAGAGGCTTGGGACAGCAGGTGGTCCAGGATGCTATCCTGGCTCTCAGCACTGGAGTTGCTGCCATAGCTTGAGCTGAGCACATGGGAGTCTGGGCTGGAGCAGGAACGAGGGCTGGACGATTCGCTCAGGTCGTCCTCCGAAAGTGGTGAAGGCATGACCTGGTAGGACCCCAGGACTGTCACCATGTCAGACAGCCAGTAGGTCGCTGTAGAGCCACTGTGAGGAAGAAAAATCTCCTTGCTCGCGGGGAAGTTATCTACCATTCCTGGCTAGTGCCAAACCTCAGTTTCTTGTCGGATTCAGTGTCCGTGATTAGAATGATTTTTAAGAGAATTATTCCTTCTGCATCTGGGAAAGTCAGGCCAAACACACTCAGGTCACCAAGGTCACTTTTCCCAAACGTGTGGGATAGTGAAACACCTGGCGTTCTCTCTCAGAGTGGAAAAAGTAAACGAAACAATCCAAGGTCCCCAGTCAGGATACACTTCtctaaatagaaaaaaaacacacagaaagaaatccGTTAATCTCGATCCcacatgtgtctgctgctcaAATTTTAAATATGGCCTGACCTAAAAAAAAGAGTATTGCAAAATCTTGAAAAATGCCTGACAAGGTGCCATTTCCTTCAATCAATCTGTCAGGCAGTACACTATACAGCCAAGTCATAACATCAATGACAAAGCACACTGTAGGTAGTCTACCCTTGGACATGACCCACAGGAGCATGACAGCAGCAGGCATACCAGACAtacatcaccatggtaacaacaACAAGCACCTGGTTAAGGATGTGGAAGGGTCATTGAGTAAAGAAACACTGAAATTGAAATGACCTCCTGAGGGGAAAAGTCTTGTGATATATCTAGCCACTTTTTTTCTCTATATATTATACTCGTTAACTTCCTCCTTTACTTGCATCATAATGACTATCCTAGAATAACAATTAACATAACTCTTGGTCAAAGTAAGCAGTGTGCACAGACGACTGTTAAGCATCATTTGAACAGTTAACCCTTGAATTGCTTGACCCCTTATTGACGATATATGAGCTATGGATAGTCTAAcaaaaagtgatgttttcaaaaTGACAATATTGAGGTCAAATATTTAAAGTGCATTCATACACAATAGAAATACATGTTGAAAATGTTGGTACTATTTCCTCTACATGTTCCTGGTTTTTGTACGTCCACAACTCCACACAAGAAAGATCTCCACCCAATATCCCTCTGCTATAGGGGAAATGCTCTGtcttgcttttatttattgaaacaaTCACACTTGTTTTGGGTCTTTGGCAGCACTCACCACGTGATGCAGTGATGTTGCCCACTGCGATTTGAGAGAGTAGGTAAAAGACATATATTGTAGGTCTGTTATTGCAGCTTGGAGATCTCCATAGTGAAGAGGATATTGAAAACTAGTGGTCAAAAGCAGAAGAGGTGGGGAATGCACCTGAAATTGGCACCATATGACGAGTTGATACCCACAGCCAGACTAAGTCAGACTAATAATACATCGCTAGAGGCTTTAGTTTACTTTCCTATCACACGATTCAAGAGTTTTATTCACTGCATGTTACTTAAAGTCGTCTTCTTTTCTAATAGAAgtgattttcttttaatattgtttaGCTTCATACTTTTTAATCTCCTTCTTATTTGTGTCTGGATGTTTCCTATCTCTTTTATGGTGGCCAgtttaaattacttaaagatCAGTAGTTTATATTTGTCTATAAAAATTACAAATCTTCTTCCACTTTATCGCAATTTGATGATGTCTTACTCTGGAATTCAAAGGTTATTTTCCAGAGAGAGTCGGTCATACCCCCCTCCCTTATCCACTCTCCcgcttccacctcctcccccatTTCCAGGGGGCCCCTATGGTCTCAGTGACCGACAGTAAACCCAGgcggagggggagaaaaaaacactgtcaaCATTATTATCAGAAAACACGCATGGGGCAGTAGGCAGCAGTGTGCTGCACAGATCAGCCGCCTGTACGGGACAATTACAGAGCATTACAGCAGCCACGTCACCAAGAGAGAAATATGTAGGTGCAGAATGCAGGTTTGGgccacatggacaagttatcttttttaatattcaaatg
This region includes:
- the LOC133000305 gene encoding Krueppel-like factor 15, which gives rise to MVDNFPASKEIFLPHSGSTATYWLSDMVTVLGSYQVMPSPLSEDDLSESSSPRSCSSPDSHVLSSSYGSNSSAESQDSILDHLLSQASLGGANSVPAGSVTPIPLSTLLWDSRRDEPSKCEPVKEEHLDFLDWSNVKTEEQLVGSFQPTLEEIEEFLEENMDVVTMKQEIREGCSELGVGLEEALGLDVGLEWCREASSDYKVESETKYSDQTVPTSSNTDLATAASSETKATLVNLTHESRTGTKNTPVKKPSSVDSGMPVVLQIQPLQIKQEPTVAPIAPVAEPPQPPPATDIKVAQLLVNIQGQTFALVPHIMQSPNFNISSKFVRIAPVPIAAKPLGLGDCSASQGSGILVGGQKFQKNPVADLIKMHKCTFPGCTKMYTKSSHLKAHLRRHTGEKPFACNWQGCGWRFSRSDELSRHRRSHSGVKPYQCPVCEKKFARSDHLSKHIKVHRFPRSSRTVRAAN